The following are encoded in a window of Sphaerisporangium siamense genomic DNA:
- a CDS encoding TetR/AcrR family transcriptional regulator, whose amino-acid sequence MVESERDDEAMPAFPWDRAPRKRAAPPRVPLTRQRIIDAAFVVLDREGYDRLSMRQVAGELGVAVSALYAHVKGKEDLLQQMYLRLFEGLHLPEPDPERWQEQVKEYAREARTRLLAHRDMAKISMSSLPFGPEMLPAVEALVALFRTAGLPVQVAAAAGDMLSTFIDGFAYSETMWEERRRGSEVRSWEELRETLTAYFDALPPDRFPHLSAIGNQMFTEDNDTRFDLGLDIILRGLASYAERDAS is encoded by the coding sequence ATGGTCGAGTCAGAGCGTGACGACGAGGCGATGCCGGCCTTCCCCTGGGATCGGGCGCCGCGCAAGCGGGCCGCCCCTCCCCGGGTCCCGCTCACGCGACAGCGCATCATCGACGCCGCGTTCGTCGTGCTCGACCGCGAGGGGTACGACCGTCTGAGCATGCGCCAGGTGGCCGGCGAGCTCGGCGTGGCGGTCTCCGCGCTCTACGCGCACGTCAAGGGCAAGGAAGACCTGCTCCAGCAGATGTACCTGCGGCTGTTCGAGGGGCTCCACCTGCCCGAGCCCGACCCCGAGCGGTGGCAGGAGCAGGTCAAGGAGTACGCCCGCGAGGCTCGCACCCGCCTGCTCGCCCATCGCGACATGGCCAAGATCTCCATGTCGAGCCTGCCGTTCGGCCCCGAGATGCTCCCCGCCGTCGAGGCCCTGGTCGCCCTGTTCCGCACCGCCGGGCTGCCCGTCCAGGTCGCGGCCGCGGCCGGGGACATGCTGTCCACCTTCATCGACGGCTTCGCCTACTCCGAGACCATGTGGGAGGAGCGCCGCCGCGGCTCCGAGGTGCGGTCCTGGGAGGAACTGCGCGAGACGCTCACCGCCTACTTCGACGCCCTGCCCCCCGACCGTTTCCCGCACCTGAGCGCGATCGGGAACCAGATGTTCACCGAGGACAACGACACCCGCTTCGACCTCGGCCTGGACATCATCCTCCGGGGCCTCGCCTCCTACGCGGAGCGCGACGCCTCCTGA
- a CDS encoding MFS transporter produces MTSTDTSVHASPTEATPYRWRWAALFVILAAEVMDLLDAMVTNIASPAIRAELGGSAAVIQWLGAAYTLAMAVGLLTGGRLGDIFGRKRMFLIGAVGFTVGSLLCGLAQGPETLVAARVVQGLFGAVMIPQGLGMIKEMFAPKEVQQAFGLFGPIMGLSTVAGPILAGWLVDADFFGTGWRMIFLINLPLGLAAVLAGMRFLPESRSPHPLKLDFPGVFLASLAGILIIYPLVQGREHDWPAWSFVMIGGAVVVFALFGWFQSRKSRNGGDPLVVPSLFRKRAFTGGLVTGLVFFSGMVGFSLVFNLYVQIGLGYSTLKAGLSMMPWSIGLVIGFILAQPLQKYGRKLLHGGTLLMGLGVIAIILTLNIAGVGVTPWQLTPALLVTGAGMGLLMAPFFDIVLAGVEPHETGSASGSLTAVQQLGSAFGVALLGTLFFGMLGTNVAAASDDVTPRLRADLAAVQVTGPAQDRLVEGLRACGHDRAVAKDQAEAPASCVRLEADARAAVTSPQAGQAVQKALATAGTTAAKEGFSQAMKSILWVVDGMLLLTFLVAFLLPKHAREGDATGH; encoded by the coding sequence ATGACATCGACCGACACCTCAGTGCATGCCTCACCCACGGAGGCGACCCCCTACCGATGGCGGTGGGCGGCGCTCTTCGTGATCCTCGCCGCCGAGGTCATGGACCTCCTCGACGCCATGGTGACCAACATCGCCTCCCCGGCGATCCGCGCCGAACTGGGCGGCAGCGCCGCCGTGATCCAGTGGCTCGGCGCCGCCTACACCTTGGCCATGGCGGTCGGTCTGCTCACCGGAGGCCGCCTCGGCGACATCTTCGGCCGCAAGAGGATGTTCCTGATCGGCGCCGTCGGCTTCACCGTCGGCTCGTTGCTGTGCGGCCTCGCGCAGGGCCCCGAGACGTTGGTCGCCGCGCGCGTCGTGCAGGGCCTGTTCGGCGCCGTGATGATCCCGCAGGGCCTCGGAATGATCAAAGAGATGTTCGCGCCCAAGGAGGTGCAGCAGGCGTTCGGCCTGTTCGGGCCGATCATGGGTTTGTCCACGGTCGCGGGGCCCATCCTGGCCGGCTGGCTGGTCGACGCCGACTTCTTCGGCACCGGCTGGCGCATGATCTTCCTGATCAACCTGCCGCTGGGCCTGGCCGCGGTCCTGGCCGGCATGCGCTTCCTGCCCGAGTCCCGCTCGCCGCACCCGCTCAAGCTCGACTTCCCCGGCGTCTTCCTGGCCTCGCTGGCCGGCATCCTGATCATCTACCCGCTGGTCCAGGGCCGTGAGCACGACTGGCCCGCCTGGTCGTTCGTCATGATCGGCGGCGCCGTGGTGGTCTTCGCGCTGTTCGGCTGGTTCCAGAGCCGCAAGAGCAGGAACGGCGGCGACCCGCTGGTCGTGCCGAGCCTGTTCCGCAAGCGGGCCTTCACCGGCGGCCTGGTCACCGGCCTCGTCTTCTTCTCCGGCATGGTCGGGTTCTCGCTGGTCTTCAACCTGTACGTGCAGATCGGGCTCGGCTACTCGACGCTGAAGGCGGGCCTGTCGATGATGCCGTGGTCGATCGGCCTGGTCATCGGCTTCATCCTCGCCCAGCCCCTGCAGAAGTACGGCCGCAAGCTCCTGCACGGCGGCACGCTGCTCATGGGCCTCGGTGTGATCGCCATCATCCTCACGCTGAACATCGCCGGCGTGGGCGTGACCCCCTGGCAGCTCACCCCCGCGCTGCTCGTGACCGGCGCCGGCATGGGCCTGCTCATGGCCCCGTTCTTCGACATCGTGCTCGCCGGCGTCGAGCCGCACGAGACCGGCTCCGCCTCCGGTTCGCTGACGGCCGTCCAGCAGCTCGGCAGCGCCTTCGGCGTCGCCCTGCTCGGCACCCTGTTCTTCGGCATGCTCGGCACGAACGTGGCCGCCGCGAGCGACGACGTCACGCCCCGCCTGCGCGCCGACCTCGCCGCCGTCCAGGTGACCGGCCCCGCGCAGGACCGCCTCGTCGAGGGGCTGCGCGCCTGCGGCCACGACCGCGCGGTCGCCAAGGACCAGGCCGAGGCGCCCGCGTCCTGCGTCCGCCTGGAGGCCGACGCCCGCGCCGCCGTCACCTCGCCGCAGGCCGGCCAGGCCGTGCAGAAGGCCCTGGCCACGGCCGGGACCACGGCCGCCAAGGAGGGCTTCAGCCAGGCCATGAAGTCGATCCTGTGGGTGGTCGACGGCATGCTGCTGCTGACCTTCCTCGTCGCGTTTCTGCTGCCCAAGCACGCGCGCGAGGGGGACGCCACCGGTCACTGA
- a CDS encoding IclR family transcriptional regulator: MDNSSGVGVLDKAVLVLNALEAGPASLAQLVQATGLARPTAHRLAVALEHHRIVSRDTQGRFILGPRLSELSAAAGEDRLLAVASPVLTQLRDQTGESAQLYRRQGDERVCVAAAERASGLRDTVPVGTALPMTAGSAAQILLAWEEPDRLHRGLRGAKFTAATLASVRRRSWAHSVGEREQGVASVSAPIRGAGGKVIAAVSVSGPIERLTRTPGRIHAAPVVAAAERITEAMRRAN, encoded by the coding sequence ATGGACAACTCTAGCGGAGTCGGCGTACTCGACAAGGCCGTGCTCGTGCTCAACGCCCTCGAAGCGGGCCCCGCGTCCCTCGCACAACTCGTCCAGGCCACCGGCCTGGCCCGCCCCACCGCACACCGCCTCGCCGTCGCGCTGGAACACCACCGCATCGTCTCCCGGGACACCCAGGGCCGCTTCATCCTCGGCCCCCGGCTCTCCGAGCTGTCCGCCGCGGCCGGCGAGGACCGTCTGCTCGCCGTCGCCTCCCCCGTCCTCACCCAGCTCCGCGACCAGACCGGCGAGAGCGCCCAGCTCTACCGCCGCCAGGGCGACGAGCGCGTGTGCGTGGCCGCCGCCGAGCGGGCCAGCGGGCTGCGCGACACGGTCCCGGTGGGCACGGCCCTGCCGATGACCGCCGGGTCCGCCGCCCAGATCCTGCTGGCGTGGGAGGAGCCCGACCGCCTGCACCGCGGCCTGCGCGGCGCCAAGTTCACCGCGGCCACCCTCGCCAGCGTGCGGCGGCGGAGCTGGGCGCACAGCGTCGGCGAGCGCGAGCAGGGCGTCGCGAGCGTCTCGGCGCCGATCCGCGGCGCCGGGGGAAAGGTGATCGCCGCGGTCTCGGTCTCCGGCCCCATCGAGCGCCTCACCCGCACCCCCGGACGCATCCACGCCGCCCCCGTCGTGGCCGCCGCCGAGCGCATCACCGAGGCCATGCGCCGGGCCAACTGA
- a CDS encoding NAD(P)H-dependent glycerol-3-phosphate dehydrogenase gives MTKAVVFGTGSWGTTFAMILAEAGTSTTLWGRRAEVVEAITRGHENPEYLPGITLPPSLRATTDAAEAMEGADFVVLAVPSQTLRGNLAVWRPHIPGHAVLVSLMKGIEMRTSKRMSEVIREVAEVPAERVAVVSGPNLVGELVRREPAATVVAAADDQVAERLQEACHLPWFRAYTNTDVVGVELGGAVKNVIALAVGVAAGMGLGDNVRATLMTRGLAEIARLGAALGADPHTFAGLAGMGDLVATCTSPLSRNRTFGENLGRGMTLAETIAATRQTTEGVKSCESVLDLARKHDVEMPITEVVVGVVHDGMTPSEAAMLLMSRTPKPERYGV, from the coding sequence ATGACCAAGGCCGTCGTTTTCGGAACCGGTTCGTGGGGCACGACCTTCGCGATGATCCTCGCGGAGGCCGGAACCTCCACGACGCTCTGGGGACGGCGCGCCGAGGTGGTCGAGGCCATCACGCGCGGGCACGAGAACCCCGAGTACCTGCCCGGGATCACGCTGCCCCCGTCGCTGCGCGCCACCACCGACGCCGCCGAGGCCATGGAGGGCGCCGACTTCGTCGTGCTCGCCGTCCCCTCGCAGACCCTGCGCGGCAACCTCGCCGTCTGGCGTCCCCACATCCCCGGCCACGCCGTGCTCGTCAGCCTGATGAAGGGCATCGAGATGCGCACGTCCAAGCGCATGAGCGAGGTGATCCGCGAGGTCGCGGAGGTCCCGGCCGAGCGGGTCGCGGTGGTGTCCGGGCCCAACCTGGTCGGCGAGCTGGTGCGCCGCGAGCCGGCCGCGACCGTCGTCGCCGCCGCGGACGACCAGGTGGCCGAGCGCCTCCAGGAGGCCTGCCACCTGCCGTGGTTCCGCGCCTACACCAACACCGACGTCGTCGGGGTCGAGCTCGGCGGCGCCGTCAAGAACGTGATCGCCCTGGCGGTGGGCGTGGCGGCGGGCATGGGGCTCGGCGACAACGTCAGGGCCACGCTGATGACCCGCGGCCTCGCCGAGATCGCGCGGCTCGGCGCGGCGCTCGGCGCCGACCCGCACACCTTCGCGGGGCTGGCGGGCATGGGTGATCTGGTGGCCACATGCACGTCCCCATTGTCGAGAAACCGCACCTTCGGGGAGAATCTGGGCCGTGGCATGACCCTCGCCGAGACCATCGCCGCCACCCGGCAGACGACGGAGGGGGTCAAGTCCTGTGAGTCGGTTCTCGATCTGGCACGGAAGCACGACGTCGAGATGCCCATCACGGAGGTGGTGGTCGGCGTCGTCCACGACGGAATGACCCCCAGCGAGGCCGCGATGCTGCTCATGTCGCGGACTCCCAAGCCGGAACGGTACGGCGTGTGA
- the leuC gene encoding 3-isopropylmalate dehydratase large subunit, giving the protein MGRTLAEKVWERHVVRRADGEPDLLYIDLHLIHEVTSPQAFDGLRLAGRAVRRPDLTIATEDHNVPTVLGPISDPVSKAQVETLRKNAAEFGVRLHPMGDAGQGVVHIIGPQFGLTQPGMTIVCGDSHTSTHGAFGGIAFGIGTSEVEHVLATQTLPAYRPKTMAIEVSGELPYGVTAKDLILAIIAKIGTGGGQGHIIEYRGEAVRKLSMEGRMTVCNMSIEAGARAGMIAPDETTFAYLKGRPHAPSGEAWDAAVEYWKSLRTDDDAEFDTVVEIDASTLSPFVTWGTNPGQGAPLNAAVPAPDDTSDPAAARRALEYMALEPGTPLNDIQVDTVFVGSCTNGRLEDLRAAAEVLRGRTVTTRTLIVPGSMQVRAEAEAEGLHEVFQAAGAEWRQAGCSMCLGMNPDTLAPGERSASTSNRNFEGRQGKGGRTHLVSPAVAAATAVTGRLTAPADLPAGL; this is encoded by the coding sequence ATGGGTCGCACACTGGCCGAGAAAGTATGGGAGCGGCACGTCGTCCGGCGTGCCGACGGCGAGCCCGATCTGCTGTACATAGATCTGCACCTCATCCACGAGGTGACCAGCCCGCAGGCGTTCGACGGCCTGCGCCTGGCCGGGCGCGCGGTGCGCCGCCCCGACCTCACCATCGCCACCGAGGACCACAACGTGCCGACCGTCCTCGGCCCCATCTCCGACCCCGTGTCCAAGGCCCAGGTCGAGACCCTGCGCAAGAACGCCGCCGAGTTCGGCGTCCGGCTGCACCCCATGGGCGACGCCGGTCAGGGCGTCGTCCACATCATCGGCCCGCAGTTCGGCCTCACCCAGCCGGGCATGACCATCGTCTGCGGCGACTCCCACACCTCCACCCACGGCGCCTTCGGCGGCATCGCCTTCGGCATCGGCACCTCCGAGGTCGAGCACGTCCTCGCCACCCAGACCCTGCCCGCGTACCGGCCGAAGACCATGGCCATCGAGGTCTCGGGCGAGCTGCCGTACGGCGTCACCGCCAAGGACCTGATCCTGGCGATCATCGCCAAGATCGGCACCGGTGGCGGCCAGGGGCACATCATCGAGTACCGCGGCGAGGCCGTGCGCAAGCTGTCCATGGAAGGCCGCATGACGGTCTGCAACATGTCGATCGAGGCGGGCGCGCGGGCGGGAATGATCGCCCCGGACGAGACCACCTTCGCCTACCTCAAGGGCCGCCCGCACGCCCCCTCCGGCGAGGCGTGGGACGCCGCCGTCGAGTACTGGAAGTCCCTGCGCACCGACGACGACGCCGAGTTCGACACCGTCGTCGAGATCGACGCCTCGACGCTGTCGCCGTTCGTGACCTGGGGCACCAACCCGGGCCAGGGGGCGCCGCTCAACGCCGCCGTCCCCGCTCCCGACGACACCTCCGACCCCGCCGCCGCGCGCCGCGCCCTCGAATACATGGCGCTGGAGCCGGGCACGCCGCTGAACGACATCCAGGTGGACACCGTCTTCGTCGGCTCGTGCACCAACGGCCGCCTGGAGGACCTGCGCGCCGCCGCCGAGGTCCTGCGCGGCCGCACGGTCACCACCCGCACGCTGATCGTCCCCGGATCGATGCAGGTCAGGGCGGAGGCCGAGGCCGAGGGCCTGCACGAGGTGTTCCAGGCCGCGGGCGCCGAGTGGCGGCAGGCCGGCTGCTCGATGTGCCTCGGCATGAACCCCGACACCCTCGCGCCCGGCGAGCGCAGCGCCTCGACCTCCAACCGCAACTTCGAGGGCCGCCAGGGCAAGGGCGGGCGCACCCACCTCGTGTCGCCCGCGGTCGCCGCCGCCACCGCCGTCACCGGGCGTCTCACCGCGCCCGCCGACCTGCCCGCCGGCCTGTAA
- the leuD gene encoding 3-isopropylmalate dehydratase small subunit, whose protein sequence is MEAFTTHTGRAVPLRRSNVDTDQIIPAVWLKQVSRTGFEKGLFSAWREDPAFVLNQPVYEGVSILVSGPDFGTGSSREHAVWALQQYGFRAVIAARFGDIFRNNATKMGLLPVVLPAETVEALQAAVEADPSTEVTVDLVERQVRWGGESAGFEIDDYTRWRLLEGLDDIGLTLRHADAVAEYENGRQPWLPTTV, encoded by the coding sequence ATGGAAGCCTTCACCACGCACACCGGCCGGGCCGTGCCGCTGCGCCGCAGCAACGTGGACACCGACCAGATCATCCCGGCCGTCTGGCTCAAGCAGGTCAGCCGCACCGGCTTCGAGAAGGGCCTGTTCTCCGCCTGGCGCGAGGACCCCGCGTTCGTCCTGAACCAGCCCGTCTACGAGGGCGTCTCGATCCTCGTCTCCGGGCCCGACTTCGGCACCGGCTCCTCACGCGAGCACGCCGTCTGGGCGCTCCAGCAGTACGGCTTCCGCGCCGTGATCGCGGCGCGGTTCGGCGACATCTTCCGCAACAACGCCACCAAGATGGGGCTGCTGCCCGTCGTCCTGCCCGCCGAGACCGTCGAGGCCCTCCAGGCGGCCGTCGAGGCGGACCCGTCCACCGAGGTCACCGTCGACCTGGTCGAACGCCAGGTCCGCTGGGGCGGCGAGAGCGCCGGTTTCGAGATCGACGACTACACCCGCTGGCGCCTGCTCGAAGGGCTCGACGACATCGGGCTGACCCTCCGGCACGCGGACGCCGTCGCGGAGTACGAGAATGGTCGGCAGCCATGGCTGCCGACGACCGTCTGA
- a CDS encoding HU family DNA-binding protein, with product MNKRELVDAIVERVGDRKTATEAVNAIIEEIQRAVANGEKVSITGFGAFEMAHKPARQARNPSTGEPIKVAESWGPKFRAGADFKEQVNVAGKKAAKKK from the coding sequence ATGAACAAGCGAGAACTCGTCGACGCGATCGTTGAACGGGTCGGCGACAGGAAGACGGCCACCGAGGCCGTGAACGCGATAATCGAGGAGATCCAACGCGCTGTCGCGAACGGGGAGAAGGTCTCGATCACCGGCTTCGGCGCGTTCGAGATGGCCCACAAGCCCGCCCGCCAGGCTAGGAACCCTTCGACCGGCGAGCCCATCAAGGTCGCGGAAAGCTGGGGGCCGAAGTTCCGGGCCGGCGCGGACTTCAAGGAACAGGTCAACGTCGCGGGCAAGAAGGCCGCCAAGAAGAAGTAG
- the cofC gene encoding 2-phospho-L-lactate guanylyltransferase: MRTPHGEHSARDRQLHWTLVVPVKTLIAAKTRLAAAAGPHRAALAVAIASDTVSAALACRDVARVIVVTGDPVPAKALAAIGAHVVPDPEAGLNAALRAGGAEAVRLAPGGPVGALQADLPALRPAELGVVLAHAAEFDQAFVPDAVEVGTTFYGVRPGVPFQPRFGGESRARHLGGGAKELTPDGIPSVRRDVDTPADLEEALLLGVGRHTAEVVRTIRGSSTWRTLS; encoded by the coding sequence ATGCGTACGCCACATGGTGAGCACAGCGCGCGGGACCGGCAACTTCACTGGACCCTTGTCGTGCCGGTGAAGACGCTGATCGCGGCCAAGACCCGCCTGGCCGCCGCCGCGGGGCCGCACCGCGCCGCGCTCGCCGTGGCCATCGCCAGCGACACGGTCTCGGCCGCGCTGGCCTGCCGCGACGTCGCCCGCGTGATCGTCGTGACGGGTGATCCGGTGCCCGCGAAGGCGCTGGCCGCGATCGGCGCGCACGTGGTGCCCGACCCGGAGGCCGGGCTCAACGCCGCGCTGCGCGCGGGGGGCGCCGAGGCCGTGCGGCTGGCCCCCGGCGGGCCGGTGGGGGCGCTGCAGGCGGACCTGCCGGCGCTGCGGCCGGCGGAGCTGGGGGTGGTGCTGGCGCACGCCGCCGAGTTCGACCAGGCGTTCGTGCCCGACGCCGTCGAGGTGGGCACGACGTTCTACGGCGTGCGGCCCGGCGTGCCGTTCCAGCCGCGCTTCGGCGGCGAGTCGCGGGCCAGGCACCTCGGCGGCGGGGCCAAGGAGCTGACGCCGGACGGCATCCCGTCGGTGCGCAGGGACGTGGACACCCCCGCCGACCTGGAGGAGGCCCTGCTCCTCGGCGTGGGCCGGCACACCGCCGAGGTGGTGAGGACGATAAGAGGGTCCTCCACGTGGAGGACCCTCTCGTGA
- a CDS encoding MFS transporter produces the protein MTVTGRPAHRPPARAYALFAGADAISQVGTQVGVVALPLAAVLLLHAGPMQVGLLATAQMLAFLVIGLPAGVWVDRLPRRRVLVVADLVRAAVLVSVPVAAAAGVLGMPQLYAVALVGGVCTVFFDVAHMSYLPSIVARDALARANGTIETIRSAAALAGPGAGGWLVQVVTAPVALLADAISFALSAALLGGIPVRGEPPVRTERAGLRRELAEGVRYVAGHPVLRVVAMVGALAMLSNGIWAASQTLYLIDVLGLGPGAYGLVVAAGAVGGVVGGLTAPRATARWGTGRTMWGSAAVALLVAPIAPLASPGWQVALFPLGLALGGLAGGVFNVAQLTYRQSTCPEHLLGRMNAGMRFLMWSAMPFGGLAGGFVGERYGVVTALWAAALTTGLAHLPVLLARRRVLSL, from the coding sequence ATGACGGTGACGGGCAGGCCCGCGCATCGGCCGCCGGCGCGGGCGTACGCGCTGTTCGCGGGCGCCGACGCGATCAGCCAGGTCGGGACACAGGTCGGCGTGGTCGCGCTGCCCCTGGCGGCCGTCCTCCTGCTCCACGCCGGGCCGATGCAGGTCGGGCTGCTGGCCACGGCGCAGATGCTCGCCTTCCTGGTGATCGGGCTGCCCGCCGGCGTGTGGGTGGACAGGCTCCCGCGCAGGCGCGTGCTCGTCGTCGCCGACCTCGTGCGGGCCGCCGTCCTGGTGAGCGTTCCCGTGGCCGCCGCGGCCGGGGTGCTCGGCATGCCCCAGCTCTACGCGGTCGCGCTGGTGGGCGGAGTCTGCACGGTCTTCTTCGACGTCGCGCACATGAGCTACCTGCCGTCCATCGTCGCCAGGGACGCGCTGGCCCGCGCCAACGGCACGATCGAGACGATCAGGTCGGCCGCGGCGCTCGCCGGGCCGGGCGCGGGCGGCTGGCTGGTCCAGGTGGTCACCGCCCCGGTGGCGCTGCTCGCCGACGCGATCAGCTTCGCCCTGTCGGCCGCGCTGCTGGGCGGCATCCCGGTCCGCGGCGAGCCGCCTGTCAGGACGGAACGCGCCGGGCTGCGCCGGGAACTGGCCGAGGGCGTCCGCTACGTCGCGGGACACCCGGTGCTGCGGGTGGTGGCGATGGTCGGGGCGCTCGCCATGCTGAGCAACGGCATCTGGGCGGCGTCGCAGACGCTGTACCTGATCGACGTGCTGGGGCTCGGCCCCGGCGCCTACGGCCTGGTGGTGGCCGCGGGTGCCGTTGGAGGCGTCGTGGGCGGCCTGACGGCGCCCCGTGCCACGGCGCGCTGGGGCACCGGCAGGACGATGTGGGGTTCGGCGGCCGTGGCGCTGCTGGTGGCGCCGATCGCGCCGCTCGCCTCCCCGGGGTGGCAGGTCGCGCTGTTCCCGCTCGGCCTCGCGCTCGGCGGGCTGGCCGGAGGGGTGTTCAACGTCGCGCAGCTCACCTACCGCCAGTCGACCTGCCCCGAGCACCTGCTGGGCCGCATGAACGCCGGCATGCGCTTCCTCATGTGGAGCGCCATGCCGTTCGGGGGCCTCGCGGGCGGGTTCGTGGGGGAGAGGTACGGCGTCGTGACGGCGCTGTGGGCCGCGGCGCTGACGACCGGCCTGGCGCACCTTCCGGTGCTGCTCGCCCGCCGCCGCGTGCTGTCCCTGTGA
- a CDS encoding lysophospholipid acyltransferase family protein, with translation MSRPGRPPIFWEALVTVIVKFVLIVFTKRDWRGRANVPRTGGVIIATNHLSWTDPLLLSHFTYNNGRWPVFLAKSGVFNIPVVGSIIRKCRQIPVLRGSTDAARSLKYAEEALKDGSCVIFYGEGTITRDPDLWPMAFKTGVARLALATGVPVIPVAHWGAQDILRYGSKRPRLFPRKTFHVLAGPPVDLSKYAGLPMRGQVLKDATADIMAEVVALLSELRGEKAPDTPFDEAESRAG, from the coding sequence TTGAGCCGCCCCGGACGCCCGCCCATCTTCTGGGAAGCCCTCGTCACGGTGATCGTCAAGTTCGTGCTGATCGTCTTCACGAAGCGGGACTGGCGGGGCCGCGCCAACGTGCCGCGCACCGGCGGTGTGATCATCGCGACCAACCATCTGTCCTGGACCGACCCTCTCCTGCTCTCGCACTTCACCTACAACAACGGCCGCTGGCCGGTCTTCCTGGCCAAGTCCGGCGTGTTCAACATCCCGGTCGTCGGCTCGATCATCCGCAAGTGCAGGCAGATCCCGGTGCTGCGCGGCAGCACCGACGCGGCGCGCTCCCTGAAGTACGCCGAGGAGGCCCTCAAGGACGGCTCCTGTGTGATCTTCTACGGCGAGGGCACGATCACCCGCGACCCGGACCTGTGGCCGATGGCGTTCAAGACCGGTGTGGCGCGCCTGGCGCTGGCCACGGGCGTGCCCGTCATCCCCGTCGCGCACTGGGGCGCGCAGGACATCCTGCGGTACGGCAGCAAGAGGCCCCGCCTGTTCCCCCGCAAGACCTTCCACGTCCTGGCGGGTCCTCCGGTGGACCTGTCCAAGTACGCGGGCCTGCCGATGCGCGGCCAGGTGCTGAAGGACGCCACCGCGGACATCATGGCCGAGGTCGTCGCGCTGCTGTCGGAGCTGCGCGGCGAGAAGGCCCCCGACACCCCCTTCGACGAGGCCGAGAGCCGCGCCGGGTGA